ACTGGATGATGTCGCTGTCGCCGCGCGGATCGCCGTCGAGGCCGCGCGTGCTGATCGTGAAATCCTGCCGGGCCGGGCCGGTGCCGGGCGCCGCGATGAACAACCGCACCCGCGTCACGCTGTCGGGGGCGAGGGTCAGCGAAACGGTGCGGCCGGCGCCCTCGCGCGTGCCGCCTTCGGTCCACAGCACCGCGTCGGCCAGCCCGCTCACCGACACCGCGACCCGGCGTGGTCGCGTTTCCATGTTGCGCAGCTTCAGCGTGTAGTTGTTGCGGACATGCCCATCCGAAAGCTGGACATGGAGCGGGCTGCGCTCATGCTGGACGGCGAGGTCGAGCCGCGTGCGCTGCCCCAGCGAAAAGAGCATCGCCGCACCGATCGCGCTCCATACGCCGAGGTAGATCAGCGTGCGGGGGCGGAGCAGTGTCCGCAACGCCGGCCGCGCCTGCCCGCCCGCCTTTTCGGCCGCGGCATCGTCGAGCGTGCAATAGTCGATCAGCCCGCGCGGCCGCCCGACCTGCGCCATCACGCCGTCGCACGCGTCGATGCACAGCGCACAGGTGATGCAGCCGATCTGCGGCCCTTCGCGGATGTCTATGCCGGTCGGGCACACCGCGACGCACTGGTTGCAGTCGATGCAGTCGCCGAACGCACCGGGATGCGCCATCGCCTTCTTGACGCTGCCCCGCGGTTCGCCGCGCCAGTCCTTGTACGTCACCAGCAGCGATTTTTCGTCCATCATCGCGGTCTGGATGCGCGGCCAGGGGCACATATAGATGCACACCTGCTCGCGCAGGAAGCCCCCGAGGATGAAGGTGGTCGCGGTCAGAACCGCGACCGTTCCATAGGCGATCGGCGCCGCCTGCCCCGTCCAGAAATCATGGGTCAGCGTCGGCGCGTCGGCGAAATACATGATCCACGCGCCGCCGGTCCAGAAAGCGATGGTCAGATAGATCAGATATTTGATCGTCCGCTTTGAAATCTTTTCAAAGCTCCATGGACCATTGGCCAGGCGGACTTGCGCATTGCGGTCGCCGTCGACCAGCCGGTCGACATGCTGGAACAGGTCGGTCCACACCGTCTGCGGGCAGGCATAGCCGCACCAGGCGCGCCCGACCGCGCTGGTGACGAGGAACAATCCGATCCCCGCCATGATCAGCAGGCCCGCGACATAATAAAACTCGTGCGGCCAGATTTCGATCTGGAACATATAGAAGCGCCGGTTGGCGAGGTCGACGAGCACCGCCTGGTCGGGGGCATAGGGCCCGCGGTCCCAGCGCATCCACGGCGTGCCGTAATAGATCGCCAGCGTGACCCCCATGATCGCCCATTTGAAGCGGCGGAAGGGACCGCTCACCGCTTTCGGGTAAACGCCCCGCCGCGCCGCATAAAGTGGTGCGCGAGCGCCGGACAGATCTTCAGCGCTGGCCATCGGTTCCCTGCCCGCCGGTGGCAGGAACAAGCCCCTTTTCGCCGCCACCGAGCGAATAGACATAGGCGGACAGCATCTTGATCGTCACCGGGTCGATCCGGCCGCCCCAGCGCGGCATGACGCCGTTGCGCGGCTGGTTCACGCTCGCGGTCAGGCTGGCGCGGTCGCCGCCGTAGAGCCAGATCGCATCGGTCAGTTTCGGCGCGCCGACCGCGCGGTCGCCTTCGCCTTCCGCGCCGTGACAGACGGCGCAATTCGCCTCGAACAGGGCTGCGCCGCGCGCCGAGGAGGCGCTCGCGCGCTCCTGCCCGCTGATCGTGCGGACGTGGCTGACGACATCGGCGACCTGCTGTGCATCCAGTATGCCATCGCGGCCGAATGCGGGCATCAGGCTCGTGCGCGTCGGCTGGTGATCGGGATTCCGGATGCCATGCGTGACCGTATATTCGATCGCGGCAAGGTCGCCGCCCCACAACCAGTCGTCATCGGTCAGGCTGGGATAGAGGTTTTGAACCCCGCCGCCGCCCGCGCCGTGACACTGGACGCAGTGGACGCGGAACGCCGAAGCGCCACCCTGCACGGCCGCCTGCATCAGTTCAGGTTTTCCGGGCAGAGCGGCGAGAGGGGTTGCGGCGATCGCCGACATCACCGGCGCGCGGCGCGCCGCATCGGCTGCCATTTCCTTCTGCAACTCGCCGCGGCTCGTCCAGCCGAGCAAGCCCTCCGTCGCGCTGTCGACCATCGGCCAGGCCGGATAGAGGATGACATAGGCCAGCCCCCAGACAATCGTGGCGTAAAAGGTCCACAGCCACCAGCGCGGCATCGGCGTGTCGAGTTCCTCGATCCCGTCCCATTCGTGGCCGACCGTGCGCGTGCCGGTCGCTTCGTCGATGCGCTTGTTCTCAGCCATGTTCGTCGTCCTTGAAGATCAGCTTCGCGGCGTCCTCGTTGCGGCGGCGCGCACCCCTGCGGAACGGCCAGGCGACAAGGAAGAGGAACAGCAGCGCCATGGCGAGCAGGCCCCAGCTGTCGGCGAAATGCCTGAGATCATCATAGTTCATCGCCCCGCCTCCGTTTCACCGGCGCGTTCCTGCGGCGCGGCCCTTTCGACGTCGACGAGCGTGCCGAGCATCTGGAGGTAGGCGATGAGCGCATCCATTTCGGTCACGCGCGCGGGGTCGCCGTCGAAATCGCGCACCTGCGCCTTCGGATAGCGTTGCTGAAGGTCACCGGCTCCGGCCTCGGGGTCGGCCTGCGCCCGGATGTCGTCGTTCGCCCTTTCGATATCGGCCTTGGTATAGGGGACGCCGACGCGATAGAGCGCGGTCAGGTCGTTCGCCATGTTTCCGGCCTCAAGATCACGCTCGGCCAGAAAGGCGTAGGGAGGCATGATCGATTCGGGCACGACGCTGCGCGGATCGACCAGATGCGCCTTGTGCCATTCGTCCGAGTAACGGCCGCCGACGCGCGCAAGGTCGGGTCCGGTGCGCTTCGACCCCCACTGGAACGGGTGGTCGTACATGCTTTCGGCGGCCAGGCTGTAATGGCCATAGCGTTCGACCTCGTCGCGGAACGGCCGGATCATCTGGCTGTGGCAGGTGTAGCAGCCCTCGCGCATATAGATGTTGCGCCCCGCGAGTTCGAGCGGGGTATAGGGGCGCATCCCCTCGACCTTCTCGATCGTATTGTCGATCCAGAAGAGCGGCGCGATCTCGACGATGCCGCCGATCGCGACGGTGAACAGGGCGAGCGCGCCGAGCAGCGTCACGTTGCGCTCGATCTTCTTGTGGCTGAGGCGCTTTTCGGCGGGTTGGGTGGCCATGGTCCGGGCTCCTTATTCGGCGGGCACGGGCGCGAGCGGGCGGTCCGCCGCGGCGCTGTAGGGCGTTTCGGTCATCGGCTTTTCGGCGCGCACCCGGCCGGCAAGCGTCGCCCAGACGTTGACGATCATGATGACGAAGCCGGCGAGATACATCGCCCCGCCCGCCGCGCGGATCAGATACATCGGGTGCATCGCCGCGACGCTTTCGGCGAAGCTGTAGACGAGGTAGCCGTCGGCGCCATATTCGCGCCACATCAGCCCCTGCATGATCCCCGCGACCCACATCGACGCGGCGTAGAAAACGATGCCGACGGTCGCGAGCCAGAAGTGCCAGTTGACCATGCGCAGGCTGTAAAGCCGCGGACGACCCCACAGGCGCGGCACCAGATAATAGACGCAGGCAAAGGTGATCATGCCGTTCCAGCCGAGCGCGCCCGAATGGACATGGCCGATCGTCCAGTCGGTGTAGTGCGACATCGAATTGACCCATTTGATCGACATCATCGGGCCTTCGAAGGTGCTCATGCCGTAGAAGGCGAGCGCCATCACCATCATGCGGATGATCGGGTCGGTGCGGATCTTGTCCCACGCGCCGTTGAGCGTCATCAGCCCGTTGATCATCCCGCCCCAGCTCGGCATCCACAGGATCACCGAAAAGACCATGCCGAGCGTCTGCGCCCAGTCGGGCAGCGCGGTGTAATGCAGGTGGTGCGGCCCCGCCCAGATATAGAGGAAGATGAGCGACCAGAAGTGGATGATCGACAGGCGGTAGGAATAGACCGGTCGTTCGGCCTGCTTCGGCACGAAATAATACATCATCGCGAGGAAGCCCGCGGTCAGGAAGAAACCGACCGCATTATGCCCGTACCACCACTGGGTCAGCGCATCCTGTACTCCGGCGAAGGCGGCATAGCTCTTCGAGCCGAAGAGGCTGGCGGGCATCGACAGATTGTTGACGATGTGCAGCATCGCGATGGTGACGATGAAGCTGAGGTAGAACCAGTTCGCGACATAGATGTGCGGTTCGCGGCGCTTGACGATCGTGCCCACGAAAACGGCCAGGTAAGCGACCCAGACGACGGTGAGCCAAAGGTCGACATACCATTCGGGTTCGGCATATTCCTTCGCCGCGGTGACCCCCATCAGATAGCCGGTGGCGGCGAGGACGATGAAGAGCTGATAGCCCCAGAAGACAAAGCGCGCGAGGTTCGGAAAGGCGAGCCGCGCGCGGCAGGTGCGCTGAACGACGTAAAAGCTCGTCGCGATCAGCGCATTGCCGCCGAACGCAAAGATCACCGCCGAGGTGTGGAGCGGGCGCAGCCGCCCGAAGGTCGTATATTCGAGATTGAGGTTAAGCGCGGGAAAGGCGAGCTGGAGCGCGATGAACAGCCCCGCGGCCATTCCCGCCATGCCCCAGAACAGCGTCGCGATGACACCCCAGCGCACCGGATCGTCGTCATAGACGCCTTGATCGACGGGCATCTTCAACAGGCCGCGCGCGATGGCGCCATAGTCCGCCCGTGAAATCGTAACCCAGAGCCCCGCCAGACAGGCGGCCGCGACGATCATCATATGCACGGCGAACGGCGCATCGACCGCCAGCGCCGCCATGACCAGTGCGAACAGCGCCAGCGCCAGCCAGCCGCCCGCCTTCATCACCACACCGTCCATATGTTCGTCCCCGCTTCCAGCGGCTTCGCGCCGCGCTTCGGGTCGCTCTTGGACGCGCGCGGGCGGCGAAACATTGACCGGGATCAACGAATTGCTTGCGCTCCATCAATGCGGCGGGCGGACTCCCGGCGCAGGGACCGCCTTGTCAACAACAGGAGCCAAGTTCCATGAAATGCCGATATTTCTCCCTCGCCGCCCTCGCGGTCGCGCTGGCCGTCCCGGGGCAGGCCGCTGCAAAGAGCGGCGACATCCGGTTCAAACTGCTCGCAACCTATGTGGCGCCCGATGGCAAGATTGACGATGTGAAGCTCGACCTGATCGGCCTGCCCGCAGGCACGCAGACCAAGGCCGACGACAATGTCGTCCCGACCGTCGCGATCGAATATTTCGTCGCCGACAATATCTCGCTCGAAACTATCGCGGGCGTGACTCAGCATGACGTCGTCGGCCGGGGCGGACTCGCCGGGGCGGGGCTGGTATCCGATGCGAATATCGTCCCGGCAACGCTGACGCTGAAATATCATTTCGGCAAGGAGGGCGGTATTCAGCCCTATGTCGGCGCCGGGCCCAGCTATTTCATCTTCATCGACGAGAAGCCCGGCGCGACCGCGGTGGCGCTCGGCGCGACGCGGCAGAAGATGAACGATACGCTCGGCTTTGCGCTTCAGGCGGGAATCGACGTGCCGGTCAACGACAGGGGGCTGGCGGTCACGTTCGACGCGAAGCGTTATTTCCTGCGCCCCACCGCGCGCTGGTTCGCCGGGCCGACCGAGGTGCTGCGCACCCGGCACAAGCTCGATCCCTGGGTCGTCAGCGCAGGGGCGGCCTTCCGCTTCTGAACGGCGGTTTTATCCCGCCATATCCTCCATCGCCGCGCGATCGTGGATGACGATCTCGCGGCGCGAGGGGAGGTCGAGCACGCCGTCGGCGCGCATTTTCGTAAGCTGACGGCTCGTCGTCTCGATCGTCAGTCCCAGTATATCGGCGATCTGCTGGCGACCGAAGGGCAGCTCGAAGGCGCCGCGGTTCAGGCCGACGCCGCACCCCTGCCCCTCCAGCCGCTCGGACATTTCGAGCAGGAAGGACGCGACCTTTTCCGACGCCGACTTGCGCCCGAGCAGCATCATCCAGTGCCGCGCGCGGTCGAGCTCGTCGAGCGTGCGGCGGAGCAATTTCTGCTGAAGATCGGGGTGGCTACCGGCAAACTCGTCGAAATTGTTGCGGTTGAAGATGCAGACTTCGGCGTCGGTCATCGCGGTGACGCTGTAGGGACTTTCCTTGCCGAACGGACGGCCGATGAAATCGGACGGAAAGACGACGCCGACAATCTGCTCGCGCCCGTCGGCGGTCGACACGACAAGCTTGAGCACGCCTTCGAGCACATTGGCGACCACTGGCGCGCCATCGCCCTCCCACAGGAGCGTCTGCCCCGCGCGCACCTTCTGCTTGCGGCCCATCCTGCCCAGCGCGGCCAGTTCCGCGGGGTTCAGGCTCGCGCAGATGGCGCGGTTTCGAACAATACAGGTCGCACAATCGGCCACCGCGCCCCCCTACAGGAAGGCTGCGGCTTTGGAAAGCGTCGCGAATCGAAACCCTGGCCCCTGTTTCAGCGGGATTGCTCCGCGAGAGGGACGCAGCGTGCGGATGGCAGCTGAGCAGCGGAAGCGCGAAAAGCCAGCATTACAGGCCGCCAGGGCGGAGGTCGATACAGCCTAGGGTCAGGACCCTAGTGCACAAGCAGCAACGGCGCGGGCGCCACGTCGAGCATGAAGCGCGTCACGCCGCCGAACAGCGTTTCGCGCAGCCGCGTCCGGCCAAAGGCCCCCATGACGATCAGCCCGGCGCCGATTTCGCCCGCCACGCGCACCAGCACCTCTTCGGGCGCGTCCATTCCCTTCGCCTCATGGCGCAGTTCGCCATGGACGCCGTGCCGCGACATATAGCGCAGCGCATCCTCCGCCGCGACGCGGCCATCGTCGTCGCCGACCGTCACCAGCGTGACGGCGCGGGCGTCGCGCATCAGCGCCACGCCCGCACGCAGCGCGCTCGCCGCCTGCGGACTGCCGTTCCACGCCACCATCATCGGCGCATCGAGGTCGATCGGCGACGCCTCGGCGGGCAGCGCGAGGACGGGTATCGGCACCGTAAGCGCCAGGTCGGCGGCGATGGTCGATGCGCGCCGCCCCCGCTGATCGGCCGCGCCAAGCGAGACGATGGCGAGATCGGCCAGCGTCGCGGCAAGCGCCATCGTCGACAGCGCTGCGCCATCCGCCACGGCGATGTCCCACGGCACATCCTCGCGCTCGAGTTCGGCGCGCAACCGTTTTTCCAGCTCGGCATCGGCGATCTGGGCCTGCGCCAGCTGTTCCTTCGCCAGATAGACGCCGCCAAAGGGATCGGCGGCGATAAACTGCTGATAGGGCGAGCTGATCAGAAAGCTGAGGTGTGCGCCAAAGCGGCGGCCGATCGTCAGCGCGCTTTCGATCCGCGTTGCCATGCCCATGTCGTCGGCGGCATGAATCAGGATATTCTTCATCGTCCGGTCTCCTGTTGGGGGACGAGAATGGATGCGTTGCCAGACCATATCATTGATTCGCATCAAATCGAAGGCGGCGTCCGGAACCGGGGCCGGCCGACGGGTTCCGGCATTTCGCTGACCACGAGTCAGGAAACGTCGACCGCGTCGTTCCACCGCAGATATTGCCCGCGAAAGTGAATCCCGACGAGGCGGCCGCTCCGGACATCAATCACCGGCGACCCCGAATTGCCGCCGAGCGTCGAACTGTCGTGCCGCAGCAGATAATTGACCGTATCGCGCAGCATGATCCGCCCCGGCTGCACGCGCTTCACATTATAGATGCCGCGAAAGATGCGATCCATCACCGCGGCGTCGTTGCGCCGCGAGTCATAGGCGGGATAGCCGATGACCACGACATCGCGCGCCGCGGTCAGGTTGGAAAGCCCGGTCGGGATCGGACTGGGACAGAGGCCGGGCCGCATTTGCAGGATCGCAATGTCGAAGCGGTCATGGACCCCCCAGATGCCCGCCACCGGCACGTCCGCGACCGCGGTGCTGCCGATTTCCTGCCGAAAGTCGGCGCGCACCGCGATGCCCTCGTGGATCCGCCAGCCGCGGCCCGGCTCATGTGATGCAAACTCCTGCACGACATGGCGGTTGGTCGCAACCAGGTCGGGCGCGACGACAAAGCCCGTGCCGACCCAGTCGAGCGCGATGGCGCCCTCGGTCTCGATCCGGCACGTCCGCGCGATCGCATGGTCGATCCCCGCGCGATGGGCTTCAAGGTGCCGCCATTCCTCCGGTGGCGGCAGGAAAGTGCCGTCCTGCACCAGCAGCGCGGGGCGCAATTCGGTGTGAACGATGGCCTCCAGCGTATCGACCTCGCCCGGCGACAGCGCAGCGGGCGGCAGGTCGGGCGACAGACGCCGGGTCAACGCGACCAGTT
This DNA window, taken from Sphingopyxis alaskensis RB2256, encodes the following:
- the ccoG gene encoding cytochrome c oxidase accessory protein CcoG, producing the protein MASAEDLSGARAPLYAARRGVYPKAVSGPFRRFKWAIMGVTLAIYYGTPWMRWDRGPYAPDQAVLVDLANRRFYMFQIEIWPHEFYYVAGLLIMAGIGLFLVTSAVGRAWCGYACPQTVWTDLFQHVDRLVDGDRNAQVRLANGPWSFEKISKRTIKYLIYLTIAFWTGGAWIMYFADAPTLTHDFWTGQAAPIAYGTVAVLTATTFILGGFLREQVCIYMCPWPRIQTAMMDEKSLLVTYKDWRGEPRGSVKKAMAHPGAFGDCIDCNQCVAVCPTGIDIREGPQIGCITCALCIDACDGVMAQVGRPRGLIDYCTLDDAAAEKAGGQARPALRTLLRPRTLIYLGVWSAIGAAMLFSLGQRTRLDLAVQHERSPLHVQLSDGHVRNNYTLKLRNMETRPRRVAVSVSGLADAVLWTEGGTREGAGRTVSLTLAPDSVTRVRLFIAAPGTGPARQDFTISTRGLDGDPRGDSDIIQFDRPGSGQ
- the ccoP gene encoding cytochrome-c oxidase, cbb3-type subunit III, which gives rise to MAENKRIDEATGTRTVGHEWDGIEELDTPMPRWWLWTFYATIVWGLAYVILYPAWPMVDSATEGLLGWTSRGELQKEMAADAARRAPVMSAIAATPLAALPGKPELMQAAVQGGASAFRVHCVQCHGAGGGGVQNLYPSLTDDDWLWGGDLAAIEYTVTHGIRNPDHQPTRTSLMPAFGRDGILDAQQVADVVSHVRTISGQERASASSARGAALFEANCAVCHGAEGEGDRAVGAPKLTDAIWLYGGDRASLTASVNQPRNGVMPRWGGRIDPVTIKMLSAYVYSLGGGEKGLVPATGGQGTDGQR
- a CDS encoding cbb3-type cytochrome c oxidase subunit 3 produces the protein MNYDDLRHFADSWGLLAMALLFLFLVAWPFRRGARRRNEDAAKLIFKDDEHG
- the ccoO gene encoding cytochrome-c oxidase, cbb3-type subunit II, translated to MATQPAEKRLSHKKIERNVTLLGALALFTVAIGGIVEIAPLFWIDNTIEKVEGMRPYTPLELAGRNIYMREGCYTCHSQMIRPFRDEVERYGHYSLAAESMYDHPFQWGSKRTGPDLARVGGRYSDEWHKAHLVDPRSVVPESIMPPYAFLAERDLEAGNMANDLTALYRVGVPYTKADIERANDDIRAQADPEAGAGDLQQRYPKAQVRDFDGDPARVTEMDALIAYLQMLGTLVDVERAAPQERAGETEAGR
- the ccoN gene encoding cytochrome-c oxidase, cbb3-type subunit I, giving the protein MDGVVMKAGGWLALALFALVMAALAVDAPFAVHMMIVAAACLAGLWVTISRADYGAIARGLLKMPVDQGVYDDDPVRWGVIATLFWGMAGMAAGLFIALQLAFPALNLNLEYTTFGRLRPLHTSAVIFAFGGNALIATSFYVVQRTCRARLAFPNLARFVFWGYQLFIVLAATGYLMGVTAAKEYAEPEWYVDLWLTVVWVAYLAVFVGTIVKRREPHIYVANWFYLSFIVTIAMLHIVNNLSMPASLFGSKSYAAFAGVQDALTQWWYGHNAVGFFLTAGFLAMMYYFVPKQAERPVYSYRLSIIHFWSLIFLYIWAGPHHLHYTALPDWAQTLGMVFSVILWMPSWGGMINGLMTLNGAWDKIRTDPIIRMMVMALAFYGMSTFEGPMMSIKWVNSMSHYTDWTIGHVHSGALGWNGMITFACVYYLVPRLWGRPRLYSLRMVNWHFWLATVGIVFYAASMWVAGIMQGLMWREYGADGYLVYSFAESVAAMHPMYLIRAAGGAMYLAGFVIMIVNVWATLAGRVRAEKPMTETPYSAAADRPLAPVPAE
- a CDS encoding OmpW/AlkL family protein codes for the protein MKCRYFSLAALAVALAVPGQAAAKSGDIRFKLLATYVAPDGKIDDVKLDLIGLPAGTQTKADDNVVPTVAIEYFVADNISLETIAGVTQHDVVGRGGLAGAGLVSDANIVPATLTLKYHFGKEGGIQPYVGAGPSYFIFIDEKPGATAVALGATRQKMNDTLGFALQAGIDVPVNDRGLAVTFDAKRYFLRPTARWFAGPTEVLRTRHKLDPWVVSAGAAFRF
- a CDS encoding Crp/Fnr family transcriptional regulator — translated: MADCATCIVRNRAICASLNPAELAALGRMGRKQKVRAGQTLLWEGDGAPVVANVLEGVLKLVVSTADGREQIVGVVFPSDFIGRPFGKESPYSVTAMTDAEVCIFNRNNFDEFAGSHPDLQQKLLRRTLDELDRARHWMMLLGRKSASEKVASFLLEMSERLEGQGCGVGLNRGAFELPFGRQQIADILGLTIETTSRQLTKMRADGVLDLPSRREIVIHDRAAMEDMAG
- a CDS encoding universal stress protein → MKNILIHAADDMGMATRIESALTIGRRFGAHLSFLISSPYQQFIAADPFGGVYLAKEQLAQAQIADAELEKRLRAELEREDVPWDIAVADGAALSTMALAATLADLAIVSLGAADQRGRRASTIAADLALTVPIPVLALPAEASPIDLDAPMMVAWNGSPQAASALRAGVALMRDARAVTLVTVGDDDGRVAAEDALRYMSRHGVHGELRHEAKGMDAPEEVLVRVAGEIGAGLIVMGAFGRTRLRETLFGGVTRFMLDVAPAPLLLVH
- a CDS encoding trypsin-like serine peptidase, which translates into the protein MRNDDRSRCLLDLVRRDRPRWLQHGRAIGRREVSQAQESVGATGIAEDELVALTRRLSPDLPPAALSPGEVDTLEAIVHTELRPALLVQDGTFLPPPEEWRHLEAHRAGIDHAIARTCRIETEGAIALDWVGTGFVVAPDLVATNRHVVQEFASHEPGRGWRIHEGIAVRADFRQEIGSTAVADVPVAGIWGVHDRFDIAILQMRPGLCPSPIPTGLSNLTAARDVVVIGYPAYDSRRNDAAVMDRIFRGIYNVKRVQPGRIMLRDTVNYLLRHDSSTLGGNSGSPVIDVRSGRLVGIHFRGQYLRWNDAVDVS